A region from the Mucilaginibacter sp. CSA2-8R genome encodes:
- a CDS encoding ABC transporter ATP-binding protein, which yields MSQVTGKAIDWKLLLRIMQYVKPYNRTFVIAALLTIFLAVITLAQPILMEIGLDKYILAGNYNGLVMIVGLMVSLLAVQTAAQYYQTYLTNALGQSVIRDLRIHVFQHIMSLRLRYFDRTPIGMLITRTVSDLETIADIFSEGLISIAGDLLLVVSIVVYMMIQDWKLSLITLIPLPFLLAATYIFKEAIKSSFQDVRTHVAQLNTFLQEHISGISIIQYFSREAQEMRKFKAVNEKYRDANIRSNWYYSIFFPVVEIFVAASIGLLVWYGCKRILSDQQLASITADRQGITPGKILAFITLLNLLFRPIRQLADKFNTLQMGMVGADRIFKVLDTDEVAPNTGTIQAGMLRGQIEFKNVWFAYIDDNWVLKNISFTVQPGETLALVGATGAGKSSTINILNRFYEIGQGSVQIDGVDLQQYELRYLRSQIATVIQDVFLFSDTIANNISLNNPAITPAQVVEAAKNVGAHEFIERLPGGYDYNVMERGATLSAGQAQLISFVRALVYNPAILVLDEATSSVDTETEILIQNAIDRLMEGRTAIVIAHRLSTIQKADKIIVLDHGEIKEMGSHQELLRIEGGYYRKLYDLQFNSAGIER from the coding sequence ATGTCTCAGGTAACCGGAAAAGCGATTGATTGGAAATTACTGCTGCGCATTATGCAGTATGTAAAGCCTTACAACCGTACGTTTGTAATTGCTGCTCTTTTAACCATTTTTTTAGCGGTCATCACTTTGGCGCAACCTATATTAATGGAAATAGGGTTAGACAAATACATTCTGGCCGGTAATTACAATGGCCTGGTGATGATTGTAGGGCTGATGGTGAGCTTGCTGGCTGTACAAACCGCTGCCCAGTACTATCAAACTTATTTAACCAATGCCTTGGGGCAGTCGGTTATCCGCGATTTACGCATCCATGTATTTCAACACATTATGAGCTTGCGGCTGCGGTACTTTGATCGCACACCAATAGGTATGCTCATTACTCGTACCGTGTCTGACCTGGAAACGATTGCCGATATATTTTCGGAAGGGTTGATCTCTATCGCCGGCGATTTACTGCTGGTGGTTTCTATTGTGGTGTATATGATGATACAAGACTGGAAACTGTCGCTCATTACACTAATTCCTTTGCCTTTTTTGCTGGCTGCCACTTATATTTTTAAAGAAGCTATCAAGTCTTCTTTTCAGGATGTGCGTACCCATGTGGCTCAGCTCAATACTTTTTTGCAGGAACATATTTCGGGCATCAGCATCATCCAATATTTCTCGCGCGAGGCGCAGGAGATGCGCAAGTTTAAAGCGGTTAACGAGAAATATCGCGATGCCAACATCCGCTCCAACTGGTATTACTCTATCTTTTTTCCGGTGGTCGAAATTTTTGTGGCTGCTTCTATCGGTTTGCTGGTTTGGTATGGCTGCAAGCGCATTTTGAGCGATCAGCAACTGGCCTCTATCACGGCCGATCGGCAGGGAATTACACCGGGCAAAATACTGGCTTTTATTACGTTACTTAACCTGCTTTTCAGGCCCATCAGGCAATTGGCCGACAAATTTAATACCCTGCAGATGGGTATGGTAGGTGCCGACCGTATTTTTAAAGTGCTGGATACTGACGAGGTGGCACCTAACACCGGTACCATACAAGCAGGTATGCTACGCGGGCAAATTGAGTTTAAAAACGTTTGGTTTGCCTATATTGATGATAACTGGGTACTCAAAAATATCAGCTTTACCGTACAGCCTGGTGAAACGCTGGCTTTAGTGGGCGCTACCGGTGCCGGAAAATCATCTACCATCAATATCCTGAACCGTTTTTACGAGATTGGCCAGGGCAGTGTACAAATTGACGGCGTTGATTTGCAGCAATACGAACTGCGTTACCTGCGCTCGCAGATTGCTACGGTAATACAGGATGTATTTTTGTTTTCTGACACCATTGCCAATAATATTAGCTTGAACAATCCGGCTATTACCCCTGCTCAAGTGGTAGAAGCAGCAAAAAATGTTGGCGCACATGAGTTTATTGAACGATTACCCGGTGGCTACGATTATAATGTAATGGAACGCGGTGCCACGCTTTCGGCAGGGCAGGCGCAGCTAATTTCGTTTGTGCGGGCTTTGGTTTATAATCCGGCTATATTAGTGCTTGATGAGGCAACTTCTTCGGTAGATACTGAAACCGAGATTCTCATTCAAAATGCCATCGACCGCTTGATGGAGGGGCGTACGGCCATTGTGATTGCCCACCGCTTATCTACCATACAGAAAGCCGACAAAATCATTGTGCTTGATCACGGCGAAATCAAAGAAATGGGCTCTCACCAGGAACTATTACGCATCGAGGGCGGCTACTACCGTAAACTTTATGACTTACAGTTTAACTCTGCTGGTATTGAGCGCTGA
- a CDS encoding DEAD/DEAH box helicase translates to MNNPFFELGIRHDIVNAITELGFENPTPIQEQSIPVLLTGSNDFVGLAQTGTGKTAAFGLPLLELLDFEENYPQALVLCPTRELCLQITNDLKNYSKNMNNVNVVAVYGGASISDQLRQIKRGVQIVVATPGRMLDIINRKAIDFSQVQFVVLDEADEMLNMGFQEDIDSILSTTPEDKKTWLFSATMPSEVRRISKKYMTDPYELTMGAKNTGNANIEHEYYIVRARDKYAAFKRIVDFNPEIFGIVFCRTKIETQEIAESLIKDGYNADSLHGDLSQQQRDKVMKRYRERSLQLLIATDVAARGIDVNDVTHVINYSLPDEIENYTHRSGRTARAGKTGVSISIINGKEIGKIRQIEKVIGKRFNKAEIPTGFDVCEKQLFGLIHKVHNVEVDEQQIEQYIPRIMTEFADLSKEDLIKRFASIEFNSFLAYYKDAPDLNAPEDTRTASRDGGERFPRTGNRSDFTRLFINLGSVDGFTRGDLLGYFCNQTGIVGRTIGKIDIKGVYSFLEVANEDTDKAFASFKEAEFKGRQVRIEISADGSGDNRGSFGGGYRNREGGSRREGSSNRGNERNGGGFRDFSGKRREDRTERRKRY, encoded by the coding sequence ATGAACAACCCATTTTTTGAACTGGGAATCCGTCATGATATTGTTAATGCCATCACTGAGTTAGGATTTGAAAATCCTACACCAATCCAGGAGCAGTCAATCCCGGTATTGTTAACAGGCAGCAACGATTTTGTCGGATTAGCCCAAACCGGGACCGGAAAAACTGCTGCTTTTGGCTTACCATTATTGGAACTGCTGGATTTTGAAGAAAACTATCCACAGGCACTGGTTTTGTGCCCTACACGTGAACTTTGCTTACAAATCACTAATGATTTGAAAAACTACTCTAAAAACATGAACAACGTAAACGTTGTGGCTGTTTATGGAGGTGCCAGTATTTCAGATCAGTTACGCCAAATTAAACGCGGCGTACAAATTGTAGTTGCTACCCCGGGCCGTATGCTCGATATTATCAACCGCAAGGCTATTGATTTTTCGCAAGTACAATTTGTAGTACTGGATGAAGCTGATGAAATGCTCAATATGGGCTTTCAGGAAGACATTGACAGTATCTTATCCACTACGCCCGAGGATAAAAAAACCTGGCTATTTTCGGCCACTATGCCAAGCGAGGTACGCCGTATTTCTAAAAAGTACATGACCGACCCTTACGAGTTGACCATGGGCGCCAAGAATACCGGTAATGCCAACATTGAGCACGAATACTATATTGTACGTGCCCGCGACAAGTATGCAGCGTTTAAACGTATTGTAGACTTTAACCCCGAAATTTTCGGTATCGTATTTTGCCGCACCAAAATTGAAACTCAGGAAATTGCTGAGTCGTTAATTAAAGACGGTTACAATGCCGACTCTTTACATGGAGACTTATCACAACAACAACGTGACAAGGTAATGAAACGTTACCGTGAGCGCAGCCTGCAATTGTTAATTGCTACTGACGTTGCCGCCCGTGGTATTGACGTTAATGATGTTACCCACGTTATTAACTACTCGTTACCTGACGAAATTGAGAATTATACCCACCGTAGCGGCCGTACTGCACGTGCCGGTAAAACAGGGGTATCTATCTCTATCATCAATGGTAAAGAAATTGGCAAAATACGTCAGATTGAGAAAGTAATTGGCAAACGTTTCAATAAAGCGGAGATACCAACCGGTTTTGATGTTTGCGAAAAACAATTATTTGGCTTGATACACAAGGTACATAACGTGGAGGTTGATGAGCAGCAAATTGAGCAGTACATTCCACGCATCATGACCGAGTTTGCAGATTTAAGCAAAGAAGACCTGATTAAACGTTTTGCTTCAATTGAGTTTAACAGCTTCCTGGCCTATTATAAAGATGCACCAGATTTGAACGCACCTGAGGATACCCGCACAGCGTCACGCGATGGCGGCGAACGCTTCCCGCGTACAGGTAACCGCTCTGATTTTACCCGTTTGTTTATCAACCTGGGTTCGGTAGACGGATTTACCCGCGGCGACTTACTGGGTTACTTCTGTAATCAAACTGGCATTGTAGGCCGCACTATTGGCAAAATTGACATTAAAGGTGTTTATTCATTTTTAGAGGTTGCCAATGAAGATACCGATAAAGCCTTTGCAAGCTTTAAAGAAGCTGAATTTAAAGGCCGTCAGGTAAGGATAGAAATATCTGCTGATGGTAGTGGTGATAACCGCGGCAGCTTTGGCGGTGGCTACAGAAACCGCGAAGGTGGAAGCCGTCGTGAGGGTAGCAGCAACCGTGGCAACGAAAGAAATGGCGGTGGTTTCCGCGATTTCTCGGGCAAACGCCGCGAAGACCGTACCGAACGCCGTAAAAGATATTAA
- a CDS encoding NAD(P)H-dependent glycerol-3-phosphate dehydrogenase has translation MQGQPQRILVVGGGSWATANIKMLSDNGTSKEIFWWMRNQQAVEDIQKFRHNPNYLSSVEVKVPVENVSTDLKVLIAKADFVLLNVPAAFLKNALHEITPVDLAGKKLISAIKGIVPDENLIIGEFLHKYYQIPFEDLVVISGPCHAEEVALEKLSYLTIASADAALATRLAGMLNTRYLKTIVSDDIYGTEYAAVLKNIYAVASGICHGVGYGDNFQAVLISNAIREIQDFVDAVHPIDRDIKESAYLGDLLVTAYSQFSRNRTFGNMIGKGYTVTSAQLEMNMVAEGYYAVNCLHQINKQYTVRMPICDAVYRILYKKQTPALEMRRLAEQLS, from the coding sequence ATGCAAGGGCAACCACAAAGAATACTGGTAGTAGGAGGAGGCAGCTGGGCCACCGCAAACATAAAAATGCTTAGTGATAACGGCACCTCGAAAGAAATATTTTGGTGGATGCGTAACCAACAGGCGGTTGAAGATATACAGAAGTTTAGGCATAATCCTAATTATCTAAGCTCTGTTGAAGTAAAGGTACCGGTAGAAAACGTGTCTACCGATTTAAAAGTCTTAATAGCCAAAGCCGATTTTGTGTTGCTTAACGTGCCGGCCGCATTTTTAAAAAATGCCTTGCACGAAATTACACCGGTCGATTTAGCCGGTAAAAAACTCATATCGGCCATTAAAGGTATCGTTCCCGACGAGAACCTGATTATCGGCGAGTTTTTGCACAAATATTATCAAATCCCTTTTGAGGATTTGGTTGTCATCAGCGGGCCATGCCATGCTGAAGAGGTGGCGCTCGAGAAGCTTTCTTATCTTACCATCGCATCGGCTGATGCCGCGCTTGCCACCCGGTTGGCCGGTATGTTAAATACTCGCTATTTAAAAACCATTGTATCTGATGATATTTATGGTACCGAGTATGCGGCAGTACTTAAAAATATTTATGCAGTAGCCAGTGGTATTTGCCATGGCGTTGGATACGGCGATAATTTTCAGGCGGTGCTTATCTCTAATGCCATCCGCGAAATTCAGGATTTTGTAGATGCCGTTCATCCCATCGACCGCGATATTAAAGAGTCGGCTTACCTCGGCGATTTGCTGGTAACGGCCTATTCGCAGTTTAGCCGCAACCGTACTTTTGGTAATATGATAGGTAAAGGCTATACGGTAACCTCGGCCCAACTCGAAATGAATATGGTGGCTGAGGGCTATTATGCAGTAAATTGTCTACACCAGATAAATAAACAATACACCGTACGAATGCCCATTTGCGACGCTGTATACCGTATTTTATACAAAAAACAGACTCCGGCACTGGAAATGAGACGTTTGGCAGAACAATTGAGTTAG
- the truA gene encoding tRNA pseudouridine(38-40) synthase TruA encodes MALQRYFLELAYDGTRYHGWQLQPNAITVQQKLNEALAILLRQPVETTGAGRTDTGVHARQLFVHIDVQVSQIPQLPEGVPGVDLQAEQDLVKKPKLRLEALNALLPHDIAVKRIVPVHTDAHARFDATLRSYEYHLHFLKDPFKQNYSWLIKGRLDVMAMNAAAAILLEYNDFSCFSKSNTQVFTNNCKISRAEWIDHGDSLVFHISADRFLRNMVRAIVGTCIMVGRHEIAPERIRQIIESKNRSNAGTSVPACGLYLTQVKYPYL; translated from the coding sequence GTGGCTTTACAACGTTATTTTTTAGAATTAGCTTATGACGGTACCCGTTACCATGGCTGGCAGTTACAACCTAACGCCATCACAGTACAACAAAAGCTAAACGAAGCCCTGGCTATTTTATTAAGGCAGCCGGTAGAAACTACAGGTGCCGGCCGCACCGACACGGGCGTGCATGCCCGGCAGTTGTTTGTGCATATTGATGTGCAGGTATCTCAAATCCCCCAGCTCCCTGAAGGGGTCCCAGGAGTTGATTTGCAGGCGGAACAGGATTTAGTAAAAAAACCCAAACTTAGGCTGGAGGCTTTGAATGCGTTGTTGCCGCATGATATTGCAGTGAAGCGGATTGTGCCGGTACATACTGATGCTCATGCCCGTTTTGATGCTACTTTGCGGTCTTACGAGTATCATCTGCATTTTTTGAAGGATCCGTTTAAGCAAAACTATTCGTGGCTTATTAAAGGCAGGCTGGATGTTATGGCCATGAATGCAGCAGCCGCCATTTTGCTGGAGTATAATGATTTTAGCTGTTTTAGCAAATCAAACACGCAGGTGTTTACTAATAACTGTAAAATTAGTCGTGCCGAGTGGATAGATCATGGTGATAGCCTGGTGTTTCATATCTCGGCCGACCGTTTTTTGCGTAACATGGTGAGGGCTATCGTGGGGACCTGTATAATGGTAGGTCGGCACGAAATTGCGCCTGAACGAATCAGGCAAATTATTGAAAGCAAGAACCGTAGTAATGCAGGCACTTCGGTTCCGGCGTGCGGATTGTATTTAACCCAAGTAAAATATCCGTATTTGTAA
- a CDS encoding DUF4293 domain-containing protein, which yields MIQRVQSVYLFLASLAIFALYVVTIANNVYLNGIPTSIKVTGLFQDINGAQSHIQSFVALTVVTALVALIPLAAVFMFRNRKQQVTLCYSAVLVIIGHSFWLAQTVKKATGGINLGTNNFGVGLFLPPIAILLIFLAIKAIKRDDALVRSADRLR from the coding sequence ATGATACAACGTGTACAAAGTGTATATCTTTTTTTGGCCAGCCTGGCTATTTTTGCTCTTTATGTGGTTACTATAGCCAACAATGTATATCTCAACGGTATCCCAACCAGCATCAAAGTAACTGGCTTGTTTCAGGATATTAACGGTGCTCAAAGCCATATACAAAGCTTTGTAGCACTTACTGTGGTTACTGCATTGGTTGCGTTAATTCCTTTGGCTGCTGTATTTATGTTTCGCAATCGTAAGCAACAGGTAACACTTTGCTACAGTGCAGTACTGGTAATTATAGGCCATAGCTTTTGGCTGGCACAAACGGTAAAAAAAGCAACCGGCGGCATAAACTTAGGCACCAACAACTTTGGAGTGGGTTTATTTTTACCACCTATTGCCATACTGCTTATTTTTTTGGCTATAAAGGCGATAAAACGAGATGATGCACTGGTGCGCTCGGCCGACAGACTTCGCTAA
- the map gene encoding type I methionyl aminopeptidase has product MSITSDTELAGIQEISNCVALVLKAMREYCKPGITTYQLDEYGGNMLADMGAKSAPKLTYGFPGYTCISINNVIAHGIPSANVVLNEGDLVNIDVSAEKDGYWADNGGSFVLGNDINNHQALVTASQEILQNALSQIRGGIKIADIGKLIETQAAKRGYRVIKNLAGHGVGRSLHEEPHDILNYYERSNTARFKKNSVVAVETFISTQSTWANTGADQWTLTGDKGGYVAQHEHTIIVTSGEPIILTQANGIFA; this is encoded by the coding sequence ATGTCTATTACTTCAGATACCGAGTTAGCAGGAATTCAAGAAATCAGCAATTGTGTAGCACTGGTACTAAAAGCCATGCGTGAGTACTGTAAACCCGGTATCACCACCTACCAGCTGGATGAGTATGGCGGTAATATGCTGGCAGACATGGGTGCCAAGTCGGCCCCTAAATTAACTTACGGTTTTCCGGGGTATACCTGCATCAGCATCAATAACGTGATTGCACATGGTATACCATCAGCCAATGTGGTGTTAAATGAAGGCGATTTGGTTAACATTGATGTATCGGCCGAAAAAGACGGTTACTGGGCAGATAATGGCGGCTCATTTGTGTTAGGCAACGACATTAATAACCACCAGGCCCTGGTTACCGCATCACAAGAAATATTACAGAATGCACTGAGCCAGATACGCGGCGGGATAAAGATAGCCGACATTGGTAAGCTGATTGAAACGCAGGCTGCCAAACGGGGTTACAGAGTAATTAAAAACTTAGCCGGACATGGCGTGGGCCGCAGCCTGCACGAAGAACCGCATGATATTTTAAACTATTACGAAAGGTCAAACACAGCACGCTTTAAAAAGAACAGTGTCGTAGCCGTCGAAACTTTTATTTCCACCCAATCTACCTGGGCCAACACCGGGGCCGATCAATGGACACTGACTGGCGACAAGGGCGGTTATGTAGCCCAGCACGAACATACTATTATCGTAACCTCGGGCGAACCTATTATTTTAACGCAAGCCAACGGTATTTTTGCCTAA
- a CDS encoding polysaccharide deacetylase family protein, with translation MYLVKTPWLLKKLYPQLVWNYNRTQPVIYLTFDDGPIPVVTPFVLKTLKEFDAKATFFCIGDNIKKHPDIFKQVQADGHSIGNHTFNHLRGWKTEDHIYAENFTKADEQHPTLLFRPPYGRIKRSQTKQLQALKPGLKIIMWDVLSGDFDMSLKPEDCLKGVIKHTGNGAIIVFHDSLKAFNRLEYVLPRALAIWQKAGYTFEKLTV, from the coding sequence ATGTATCTGGTTAAAACGCCGTGGCTGCTTAAAAAGCTTTACCCTCAACTGGTATGGAACTACAACCGTACACAGCCTGTTATTTACTTAACTTTTGACGATGGGCCAATACCTGTTGTAACCCCATTTGTACTTAAAACCCTAAAAGAGTTTGACGCCAAAGCTACGTTCTTTTGTATAGGCGATAACATTAAAAAGCATCCGGATATTTTTAAACAAGTACAGGCCGACGGACATAGCATTGGCAACCACACCTTTAACCATCTAAGAGGCTGGAAAACAGAAGACCATATCTACGCCGAAAACTTTACCAAGGCCGATGAGCAGCACCCAACATTATTGTTCAGGCCGCCTTATGGCCGCATTAAACGCTCGCAAACTAAGCAATTGCAGGCCTTAAAGCCCGGCTTAAAAATTATTATGTGGGATGTGTTGAGCGGCGATTTTGATATGTCGTTAAAACCCGAAGATTGCCTTAAAGGTGTAATTAAACATACGGGTAACGGAGCTATCATTGTTTTTCATGATAGTTTAAAGGCCTTTAACCGGCTCGAATATGTACTGCCACGAGCTTTAGCGATATGGCAAAAAGCGGGGTATACATTTGAAAAGCTCACCGTTTGA
- a CDS encoding permease-like cell division protein FtsX: protein MEEFEASTAAKKTKAIYISTVFGIAMVLLMVGMLGLILVHANNLSRYIKENMVVNVFVDEGARETDVLQFQRELDNNRYVKRTQYVSKELAARNLQKDLGEDFVKFLGVNPLSQSIDVYMKADYANNADLTRFATDLRKNPLVKEVKYQQSLVEQMNKNLTAISLVILAFASIFVVVSVALINNTIRLAIYSQRFLIKSMQLVGATKAFIRKPFLLYGIWHGLLGALIAIILLVGILYLAYRQIPDLVVLQNPFEFVVVFLGLTALGIFIAGFSTFLAVNRFLRLKIYQLYR, encoded by the coding sequence ATGGAAGAATTTGAAGCAAGTACGGCCGCCAAAAAAACAAAAGCCATTTATATTTCAACGGTTTTTGGAATTGCTATGGTGTTGCTGATGGTGGGTATGCTGGGGCTTATTTTGGTACATGCCAACAATTTGTCGCGCTATATTAAAGAAAATATGGTGGTAAATGTGTTTGTAGACGAGGGTGCCCGCGAAACCGACGTGTTGCAGTTTCAGCGCGAACTGGATAACAACCGTTACGTAAAACGCACCCAGTATGTGAGTAAAGAGCTGGCAGCCCGTAACCTGCAAAAAGACCTGGGCGAAGATTTTGTGAAATTTTTGGGTGTAAACCCGCTATCGCAATCCATCGACGTATATATGAAGGCTGATTATGCCAACAATGCCGACCTGACTCGCTTTGCCACCGACCTGCGAAAAAATCCGTTAGTTAAAGAGGTAAAGTATCAGCAATCGCTGGTAGAGCAGATGAATAAGAATTTAACGGCCATCAGCTTAGTTATACTGGCCTTTGCCAGCATCTTTGTGGTTGTTTCGGTGGCCCTAATCAACAATACCATCAGGCTGGCTATTTACTCGCAACGCTTTTTAATTAAATCAATGCAATTAGTTGGGGCCACTAAAGCCTTTATACGTAAGCCCTTTTTGCTGTATGGTATATGGCATGGTTTACTGGGTGCTTTAATTGCTATTATTTTACTGGTAGGTATTTTATACTTGGCTTACCGGCAAATTCCTGATTTGGTGGTACTGCAAAATCCGTTTGAGTTTGTGGTGGTGTTTTTAGGACTGACAGCCCTGGGCATATTTATAGCCGGCTTCAGTACCTTCCTGGCCGTGAACCGCTTTTTACGATTAAAAATATATCAACTTTACAGATAA
- a CDS encoding undecaprenyl-diphosphate phosphatase codes for MNLIHAIILAIIEGLTEFLPVSSTGHMIIASSAMGIANNDFVKLFTVAIQLGAILSVVVLYFKRFFRSVEFYIKLVVAFIPAAIFGLLFSKKIDQLLESALTVGITLFVGGIILLFVDKWFNNPKIDNEDEVDYLTALKIGFFQCIAMIPGTSRSAATIVGGMTQKLSRKAAAEFSFFLAVPTMFAATAKKLLDFYKEGHAITGEEIKLLAIGNVIAFIVALLAIRSFITFLQRKGFVLFGWYRIIVGAIIIGLYMTGHNLEMI; via the coding sequence ATGAACCTGATCCATGCTATTATCCTGGCCATTATTGAGGGCCTGACAGAGTTTTTGCCGGTATCATCCACCGGCCACATGATTATCGCTTCATCGGCAATGGGTATTGCCAATAATGATTTTGTTAAGCTATTTACCGTTGCTATCCAGTTAGGTGCTATCTTATCGGTTGTAGTGCTGTATTTCAAGCGCTTTTTCCGGTCCGTCGAGTTTTACATTAAGCTGGTGGTTGCCTTTATTCCTGCTGCTATATTCGGTTTGCTTTTCAGCAAAAAGATTGATCAGCTGCTTGAAAGTGCGCTTACCGTAGGTATTACTTTGTTTGTAGGTGGCATTATCCTGTTATTTGTTGATAAGTGGTTCAATAACCCTAAAATTGATAACGAAGATGAGGTAGACTACTTGACAGCGTTAAAAATCGGTTTTTTTCAGTGTATCGCCATGATTCCAGGCACATCGCGTTCGGCAGCTACTATTGTGGGTGGTATGACGCAAAAGTTAAGCCGTAAGGCCGCTGCCGAGTTTTCATTCTTTTTAGCGGTGCCTACTATGTTTGCCGCTACGGCAAAAAAACTGCTCGACTTTTACAAAGAAGGCCATGCCATTACCGGCGAAGAAATAAAGTTACTGGCTATTGGTAACGTAATAGCTTTTATAGTAGCCTTACTGGCTATCCGCAGCTTCATTACTTTTTTACAGCGTAAAGGGTTTGTACTGTTTGGCTGGTACCGCATTATTGTGGGTGCCATTATTATTGGCTTATACATGACTGGGCATAACCTGGAAATGATATAA
- a CDS encoding DUF3098 domain-containing protein, with protein sequence MAQKQDKPYVSRPILSATEAKQQTPVRFVFGKANYQLLALSVLIVAIGFVIMSGTTDIYSNTKIVVAPLVVLAGFGLGFYAIMKKTAPEA encoded by the coding sequence ATGGCACAAAAACAAGATAAGCCTTACGTAAGCAGACCCATACTGTCTGCTACGGAAGCTAAGCAGCAAACCCCGGTGAGGTTTGTATTTGGAAAAGCTAATTACCAGTTACTGGCCCTTAGTGTACTGATTGTAGCTATCGGCTTTGTTATCATGTCGGGCACTACCGATATTTACAGCAACACTAAAATTGTAGTAGCGCCGCTGGTGGTACTGGCTGGTTTTGGATTAGGCTTTTACGCCATCATGAAAAAAACAGCGCCCGAGGCATGA
- a CDS encoding glutamate--tRNA ligase family protein — MLKLHTDIRFASVILMNKVRIAPTPSGYLHIGNVLSFALTVALAEREQANVLLRIDDMDQQRANAAYVQDIFDTLNFLELPWHEGPRNAQEFATEWSQMHRMPLYHEVLSSLQQKGQLFACNCSRSQIKALSADESYPGTCCHKALEFDKAEVNWRMQTSPSAQVSVNTWQLKEQTITLPASMQYFVVRKKDGHPAYQLSSVIDDLHFGITHIVRGVDLWASTLAQLYLAQALPADAFSNVQFYHHDLIAGADGQKLSKSSGATSVKYLREQGYKPGQVYQHIADSMQLRQPVANWQQLAEAFWSPKKVSVLLNS; from the coding sequence ATGCTTAAATTGCATACAGATATTAGATTTGCCAGTGTAATACTCATGAATAAAGTACGCATTGCACCTACCCCCAGCGGTTACCTGCACATTGGTAATGTGCTTTCGTTTGCGTTAACCGTTGCACTTGCAGAGCGTGAGCAGGCTAATGTTTTGTTGCGTATTGACGATATGGATCAGCAGCGTGCCAATGCTGCTTATGTGCAGGATATTTTTGATACACTTAATTTTTTAGAGCTACCCTGGCACGAGGGACCGCGTAATGCGCAGGAATTTGCCACCGAGTGGTCGCAGATGCACCGTATGCCATTGTACCACGAGGTACTAAGCAGTTTGCAGCAGAAAGGTCAACTGTTTGCTTGTAACTGTTCCCGGTCGCAAATAAAAGCGCTGAGTGCCGACGAAAGTTACCCCGGTACCTGTTGCCACAAAGCGTTGGAGTTTGACAAGGCAGAGGTAAATTGGAGAATGCAAACGTCGCCAAGCGCCCAAGTATCGGTAAATACCTGGCAACTAAAAGAGCAAACAATAACGCTGCCAGCATCCATGCAATATTTTGTAGTGCGTAAAAAGGATGGGCATCCAGCTTACCAGTTAAGCTCTGTGATTGATGATCTGCATTTTGGCATTACCCACATTGTAAGGGGTGTTGATTTATGGGCGTCTACCCTGGCGCAACTTTACCTGGCGCAAGCGTTACCCGCTGATGCTTTTAGCAACGTGCAGTTTTACCATCATGACCTAATTGCCGGAGCAGACGGCCAAAAACTGTCCAAATCTTCCGGAGCAACGTCTGTTAAGTACTTACGAGAGCAAGGTTATAAGCCCGGGCAAGTTTATCAGCATATTGCCGACAGCATGCAACTTAGGCAGCCTGTAGCTAACTGGCAACAACTGGCCGAAGCCTTTTGGTCGCCGAAAAAAGTAAGCGTGTTACTTAACAGTTAG